A genomic window from Salvia hispanica cultivar TCC Black 2014 chromosome 5, UniMelb_Shisp_WGS_1.0, whole genome shotgun sequence includes:
- the LOC125186138 gene encoding phosphoenolpyruvate carboxylase kinase 1-like isoform X2, giving the protein MYESLQQNYQLCEELGRGRFGVVYCCFSTASQSHASFACKSIYKHSLSDATDRRCLDAEPKILRLLSACPNILRLHDVYEDDDHIHLVTDLCDGGDLFDRLSSGNRFSEPDAAAILKQLTAAIAFCHRIGVAHRDIKPDNILFDSRGRLKLADFGSAEFFGVESEMSGVVGTPYYVAPEVLMGRDYGEKVDVWIAGVILYIMLAGVPPFYGDGAAETFEAVVRGNLRFPSKIFRSVSPEAKDLLRKMICRDASRRLSAEQVLMHPWIINGG; this is encoded by the exons ATGTACGAGAGCCTCCAACAAAACTACCAACTCTGCGAAGAGCTCGGCCGCGGCCGATTCGGCGTGGTCTACTGCTGCTTCTCCACAGCCTCCCAGTCCCACGCTTCCTTCGCCTGCAAATCCATCTACAAGCACTCTCTCTCCGACGCCACCGACCGCCGCTGCCTCGACGCCGAGCCTAAGATCCTCCGCCTCCTCTCCGCCTGCCCCAACATCCTCCGCCTCCACGACGTCTACGAGGACGACGACCACATCCACCTCGTCACCGATCTCTGCGACGGCGGCGACCTCTTCGACCGCCTCTCCTCCGGCAATCGCTTCTCCGAGCCCGACGCCGCCGCGATTCTGAAGCAATTGACGGCGGCGATCGCCTTCTGCCACCGGATCGGGGTTGCGCATCGCGACATCAAGCCAGACAACATCCTGTTCGACTCCAGGGGGCGCCTCAAGCTCGCCGACTTCGGATCGGCGGAGTTTTTCGGCGTCGAATCGGAGATGAGCGGCGTGGTTGGAACGCCTTACTACGTCGCGCCGGAGGTGCTGATGGGGAGGGATTACGGTGAGAAGGTTGACGTTTGGATCGCCGGCGTGATTTTGTACATAATGCTGGCCGGCGTGCCGCCGTTCTACGGCGACGGAGCGGCGGAGACTTTTGAGGCGGTGGTGAGGGGGAATTTGAGGTTTCCGTCGAAAATTTTCCGTTCTGTGTCGCCGGAGGCTAAGGATCTGTTGAGGAAGATGATCTGTAGAGATGCTTCTAGAAGGCTCTCCGCCGAGCAAGTCCTAA TGCATCCGTGGATCATAAACGGAGGATAG
- the LOC125186138 gene encoding phosphoenolpyruvate carboxylase kinase 2-like isoform X1 yields MYESLQQNYQLCEELGRGRFGVVYCCFSTASQSHASFACKSIYKHSLSDATDRRCLDAEPKILRLLSACPNILRLHDVYEDDDHIHLVTDLCDGGDLFDRLSSGNRFSEPDAAAILKQLTAAIAFCHRIGVAHRDIKPDNILFDSRGRLKLADFGSAEFFGVESEMSGVVGTPYYVAPEVLMGRDYGEKVDVWIAGVILYIMLAGVPPFYGDGAAETFEAVVRGNLRFPSKIFRSVSPEAKDLLRKMICRDASRRLSAEQVLIADFSASVDHKRRIDVRFEVIQPELYIETVVGGVVDESLTPFCLDENDIAPLCFGGVVAFDHLSICDKL; encoded by the exons ATGTACGAGAGCCTCCAACAAAACTACCAACTCTGCGAAGAGCTCGGCCGCGGCCGATTCGGCGTGGTCTACTGCTGCTTCTCCACAGCCTCCCAGTCCCACGCTTCCTTCGCCTGCAAATCCATCTACAAGCACTCTCTCTCCGACGCCACCGACCGCCGCTGCCTCGACGCCGAGCCTAAGATCCTCCGCCTCCTCTCCGCCTGCCCCAACATCCTCCGCCTCCACGACGTCTACGAGGACGACGACCACATCCACCTCGTCACCGATCTCTGCGACGGCGGCGACCTCTTCGACCGCCTCTCCTCCGGCAATCGCTTCTCCGAGCCCGACGCCGCCGCGATTCTGAAGCAATTGACGGCGGCGATCGCCTTCTGCCACCGGATCGGGGTTGCGCATCGCGACATCAAGCCAGACAACATCCTGTTCGACTCCAGGGGGCGCCTCAAGCTCGCCGACTTCGGATCGGCGGAGTTTTTCGGCGTCGAATCGGAGATGAGCGGCGTGGTTGGAACGCCTTACTACGTCGCGCCGGAGGTGCTGATGGGGAGGGATTACGGTGAGAAGGTTGACGTTTGGATCGCCGGCGTGATTTTGTACATAATGCTGGCCGGCGTGCCGCCGTTCTACGGCGACGGAGCGGCGGAGACTTTTGAGGCGGTGGTGAGGGGGAATTTGAGGTTTCCGTCGAAAATTTTCCGTTCTGTGTCGCCGGAGGCTAAGGATCTGTTGAGGAAGATGATCTGTAGAGATGCTTCTAGAAGGCTCTCCGCCGAGCAAGTCCTAA ttgcTGATTTTAGTGCATCCGTGGATCATAAACGGAGGATAGATGTGAGATTTGAGGTTATTCAACCGGAGCTGTACATAGAGACGGTGGTCGGAGGCGTAGTAGATGAATCCCTCACCCCTTTTTGTTTAGATGAAAATGACATAGCACCACTTTGTTTCGGAGGAGTTGTGGCTTTCGATCATCTTTCTATTTGTGACAAATTATGA